In Pseudomonas coleopterorum, the genomic window CCAGCGCGCCCGAGTGATCGCCGCCAACAACATCCTCAACGCGCTGTTCATGGTGGTGTCGGCGATCCTGTCCATCGTCCTGCTCAGCATGGCCAAACTGACCATCCCCCAGCTGTTTCTGGTGGTGTCGCTGGCCAACCTGGGCGTCAATGCCTACCTCTTCAGCGCCGTGCCCGAGTTCATCTCGCGTTTTCGGCTGTGGCTGCGCGGTCGGTGATCGCCCGGCGCGGACCGCTGTCGCGGGGTCGATTGGCGAGCAGCCTGCTCGGTGTGTGCCTGATCGTCTCGCAAGGCCTACAGCCGGTGTGCGCCGCAGACGACTATGCCATCGCATCGAGCCGCGCCGCACACGGCCTGATGCTCGACGTCGTCCAGGCCGGTCGGCGGTTGGTTGCCGTAGGTGAGCGTGGGCACATTCTGCATTCGGCAGACCAGGGCCTGACCTGGCAGCAAGCTCGCGTGCCGACCCGACAGCTGCTCACCGCGCTGTACTTCGTCGACGGCCAGCATGGCTGGGCGGTGGGTCATGACGCGGTGATCCTGGCCACCTCCGACGGCGGACTAAGCTGGCGCAAACAGTACGAGGATCCGGACCGTGAAGCACCTCTGCTGGATGTGTGGTTCCAGGATGTCGACGACGGCTTCGCCATCGGTGCCTATGGCCTGGTGCTGCAGACCTGCGATGGCGGGCAGACCTGGAAAGAGGTCAGCGAGCGCCTGCCCAACGACGATCAGTACCACCTCAACGGCATCGCCATGATTCCGGACGGCGGTCTGTTCGTGGTCGGCGAGCAGGGCAGTCTGTACCGCTCCGCCGATGCTGGCGCGAGCTGGACCGCGGTGCCCAGCCCCTACACCGGCTCCTGGTTCGGCGTGATCGGCACCGGACAGCCGCGCACTCTGTTGATCTACGGCCTGCGCGGCAGCCTGTATCGCTCCGAGGATTTCGGCGACAGCTGGCAAGCGGTGGAGGTGAGCGACGCCCAGGGCGCGCTGGCGTCCGGCCTGGCCGGGGCGGCGCGACTGGACAGTGGCGAAATCCTGCTGGTTGGCAACGCTGGCAGCGTCCTGCGCAGCCGCGACCGGGGCCACCGTTTCAGCCTCTACCGCCGAGCCGACCGGCGGGCCTTGGCGGGCGTGACAGCGGCCGGACCGGATCGCTGGGTACTGGCCGGGCAGGGCGGGCTGGAACGCGTCGACGGCGACGGCGCGCCGGTGGCACCGTGACGGGCTGTCAAGGTGACGTCCCCCAGCCGCAGCCTGCGCTCACTGAGCAGCAGGG contains:
- a CDS encoding WD40/YVTN/BNR-like repeat-containing protein, which translates into the protein MAARSVIARRGPLSRGRLASSLLGVCLIVSQGLQPVCAADDYAIASSRAAHGLMLDVVQAGRRLVAVGERGHILHSADQGLTWQQARVPTRQLLTALYFVDGQHGWAVGHDAVILATSDGGLSWRKQYEDPDREAPLLDVWFQDVDDGFAIGAYGLVLQTCDGGQTWKEVSERLPNDDQYHLNGIAMIPDGGLFVVGEQGSLYRSADAGASWTAVPSPYTGSWFGVIGTGQPRTLLIYGLRGSLYRSEDFGDSWQAVEVSDAQGALASGLAGAARLDSGEILLVGNAGSVLRSRDRGHRFSLYRRADRRALAGVTAAGPDRWVLAGQGGLERVDGDGAPVAP